From a single Eleginops maclovinus isolate JMC-PN-2008 ecotype Puerto Natales chromosome 18, JC_Emac_rtc_rv5, whole genome shotgun sequence genomic region:
- the LOC134880257 gene encoding eukaryotic translation initiation factor 4 gamma 1-like isoform X7, translating into MGNRGSREPEDSEAGAYYPAQPQFNTPVQAAPVIINQAPQQQPPPPPQPQQHIPSKRERKQIRIRDPNQGGRDITDEIMSGGRSGSTPTPPQLSDSPTVQANGESLTAAAALVRPDDRGRPTPPPPSKTPELAKPDPLPTESASSDTNTTPPEPPPLSEEQDLPVDTLPPSPAPSAPVVADVMDAPAPARVPVPPPQSAPEVPAYPAPLPDPIRSAAKTKKEEVKQEVEVVPPSSTNGVAEAEPERPSVVLPPTHLEAPLESPIAQPEELRLPNGLPLPAPRDPEVPAATASTTERDDSPIAEPEVLEPEVLEPEVLKPEVLEPEILEVIETPIPVTQAPLLEAPLSPPVEQPPAVQETRAEPVVMEEEAPVEPEEEVPPTPVEVVEDSPVPDPAEKLPEEADSVEEMAPTPPPPAAEEREDTPPPPQTLPPALVETTMQAAVSVPKKKRKMKDLNKKEAVGDLLDAFKEEQVVVPPEPEPAPAPVPEAKPAVVSPPAPEEADMTWEDKEDKEGKQDAENIKPSPTNPDKKYQFKEENWKPIDPELKKHYDREFLLGFQFMSASMNKPEGLPAISDVVLDKANKAPLRQLDPSRLTGMNCGPDFTPSFANLGRPGMGGGGGGGGGGGGGGGGGGRGPPPGMGMGVGGPRRSQQMQRDKPRKIFTTMSLSDDVQLNKAEKAWKPSTKKTRVEAVEAAATSDTEQEKTQELFKSVRSILNKLTPQKFQQLMKMVTELTIDTEERLKGVIDLTFEKAIAEPNFSVAYANMCRCLMGLKVETTDKPGITVNFRKLLLNRCQKEFEKDKDDDEIFERKQKELEAATVPEEKQRLTEQLQNDKDNARRRSMGNMKFIGELFKLKMLTEVIMHDCIVKLLKNHDEESLECLCRLLSTIGKDLDFEKAKPRMDQYFNQMEKIIKEKKTSSRIRFMLQDVIDLRRCSWVPRRGEQGPKTIEQIHKDAELEEHREQMKVQQALISKPSGGHGGRNDGGRNDGGGRGGRGGPHNQGQRNPPQDEGWNTVPISTKNRPIDTSRLSKITKTPVLDFNNQLLAPGGKGTWGSWGKGSSGGTSAKPAESGPEPGGRPATSTVNRFSALQQPTSGSSSQDSDRRVPQRNSSSRERGDRFDRSGRGNDRFDRRDDRDRNRLEVTKRSFSRENEGRSRERDQRGSADPVRRVASMTDDRGSRERARSKEDVKREKAETPPPPPASTKSSLTEEELTKKSTAIIEEYLHLNDMKEALQCVQEMNSTQLLFLFVQTGLESTLERSTIARERMGLLLQQLIKAGTLPKQQYYNGLQEILEVAEDMAIDIPHIWLYLAELISPMLHEGGIPMGELFREISKPLIPLGQAGVLLVQVLNLLCKEMSHKKVGAMWREARLKWRDFLPEDVDVNKFVTEKKVEFTLGVEPEHARKEELSSAELSKQLQRLIQDPADNQRLFDWVEANLDEQQVSSNMFVRALMTCICQSAIIYENPNKVDGAQMTKRAKVLQKYLKDEQMELQALYALQALMVELEQPANLLRMFFDSLYDEDVIKEDAFYKWETSKDPAEQQGKGVALKSVTAFFTWLREAEDEDESDNS; encoded by the exons ATGGGGAACCGAGGGTCTCGAGAGCCGGAGGACTCTGAGG CAGGGGCCTACTACCCCGCCCAGCCCCAGTTCAACACCCCGGTGCAGGCGGCGCCCGTGATTATAAACCAGGCTCCTCAACAGCAGCCACCTCCACCGCCGCAGCCCCAACAACACATCCCCTCCAAACGGGAACGTAAACAG ATCAGAATAAGAGACCCTAACCAAGGAGGACGGGATATCACAGATGAGATTATGTCCGGGGGCCGCAGCGGCTCGACCCCAACCCCACCACAG tTATCAGACAGTCCGACGGTGCAGGCCAACGGTGAGAGcctcacagctgctgcagcgCTGGTTAGACCTG ATGACAGAGGGAGACCTACGCCCCCTCCTCCTTCAAAAACCCCAGAACTGGCTAAACCTGACCCCCTCCCCACAGAGTCTGCCTCCTCTGACACGAACACTACTCCCCCCGAACCCCCTCCACTCTCAGAAGAGCAGGACCTCCCCGTGGAcactctccccccctctcctgcGCCGAGTGCCCCTGTTGTTGCAGACGTGATGGATGCTCCCGCGCCTGCCAGGGTCCCCGTCCCACCCCCACAGTCGGCGCCAGAGGTGCCCGCCTACCCTGCCCCCCTCCCCGACCCGATACGGTCTGCTGCAAAAACCAagaaggaggaggtgaagcAGGAAGTGGAAGTTGTGCCTCCTTCCTCCACGAATGGTGTTGCTGAGGCGGAGCCGGAAAGGCCGTCAGTCGTGTTGCCCCCCACTCACCTGGAGGCCCCCCTGGAGTCTCCCATTGCACAACCAGAGGAGCTGCGCCTCCCCAACGGCCTCCCGCTGCCGGCCCCTCGAGATCCAGAGGTTCCCGCCGCCACCGCCTCCACGACAGAGCGAGACGACAGCCCCATCGCTGAGCCCGAGGTCCTGGAGCCCGAGGTCCTGGAGCCCGAGGTCCTCAAACCAGAGGTCCTCGAACCAGAGATCCTCGAAGTGATTGAGACCCCCATCCCTGTCACTCAGGCGCCCCTTCTCGAAGCCCCGCTCTCACCTCCTGTTGAACAGCCCCCAGCTGTCCAGGAGACTCGGGCTGAACCGGTCGTCATGGAAGAGGAGGCGCCCGTCGAGCCTGAAGAGGAAGTCCCGCCTACTCCTGTCGAGGTCGTTGAAGACTCCCCGGTGCCCGATCCCGCAGAGAAGCTCCCCGAAGAAGCTGACAGTGTTGAAGAGATGGCGCCGACTCCTCCCCCTCCCGCAGCAGAGGAGCGGGAGGACACCCCCCCTCCGCCTCAGACGCTCCCCCCTGCCCTGGTAGAAACTACTATGCAAG CTGCTGTGTCTGTgccaaagaagaagaggaagatgaaggatCTGAACAAAAAGGAGGCAGTGGGCGACCTCCTCGATGCCTTTAAAGAG GAGCAGGTAGTGGTTCCTCCTGAGCCTGAACCAGCCCCGGCCCCCGTCCCAGAGGCGAAGCCCGCCGTCGTCTCCCCTCCGGCCCCGGAGGAGGCGGATATGACCTGGGAGGACAAGGAGGACAAAGAGGGCAAGCAGGACGCTGAGAACATCAAGCCGAGTCCCACCAACCCTGACAAGAAGTACCAGTTCAAAGAGG AAAACTGGAAGCCGATCGACCCGGAGCTGAAGAAGCACTACGACCGAGAGTTTCTTCTGGGCTTCCAGTTCATGTCCGCCAGCATGAACAAGCCCGAAGGTCTGCCAGCCATCAGTGACGTCGTCCTGGACAAG gCTAACAAGGCCCCTCTGCGCCAACTGGACCCCAGTCGTCTAACGGGGATGAACTGCGGCCCCGACTTCACACCTTCCTTCGCCAACCTGGGCAGGCCTGgcatgggaggaggaggaggcggtggcggaggtggtggtggtggaggaggtggaggaggaagaggacca CCTCCTGGGATGGGTATGGGTGTGGGCGGTCCTCGCCGCTCTCAGCAGATGCAGCGCGACAAGCCGAGGAAGATCTTCACCACCATGTCGCTGAGTGACGACGTGCAGCTGAACAAGGCGGAGAAGGCGTGGAAACCTTCGACCAAGAAAACCCGCGTGGAGGCGGTGGAGGCGGCGGCGACGAGCGACACGGAGCAGGAGAAGACCCAGGAGCTGTTCAAGAGCGTCCGCAGCATCCTCAACAAACTCACTCCTCAGAAGTTTCAGCAGCTCATGAAGATGGTGACCGAGCTGACTATCGACACAGAGGAGAGGTTGAAAGGAGTCATCGATCTGACCTTCGAGAAGGCCATCGCTGAGCCTAACTTCTCCGTCGCCTACGCCAACATGTGCCGCTGCCTCATGGGG CTTAAAGTTGAAACCACAGATAAGCCGGGAATCACTGTGAATTTCCGCAAGCTGCTGCTAAACCGATGCCAGAAGGAGTTTGAAAAGGACAAGGATGACGACGAGATCTTCgagaggaagcagaaagagCTGGAGGCAGCCACAGTG CCGGAGGAGAAGCAGCGGCTCACGGAGCAGCTGCAAAACGATAAAGACAACGCCCGGAGACGCTCGATGGGCAACATGAAGTTCATCGGAGAGCTGTTCAAGCTGAAAATGCTCACGGAGGTCATCATGCACGACTGCATCGTAAAGCTGCTGAAGAACCACGACGAGGAGTCTCTGGAGTGCCTCTGCAGACTGCTGTCCACCATCGGCAAGGACCTCGACTTCGAGAAGGCTAAG cCTCGTATGGACCAGTACTTTAATCAGatggagaaaataataaaggaGAAGAAGACCAGCTCCAGGATCCGCTTCATGCTGCAGGACGTGATAGACCTTCGACGG TGCTCGTGGGTACCCAGGCGAGGCGAGCAGGGCCCGAAAACGATCGAACAGATCCACAAAGACGCCGAGCTGGAGGAGCACAGGGAGCAGATGAAGGTCCAGCAGGCCCTCATCTCCAAGCCATCAGGAGGCCACGGAGGCAGGAACGACGGAGGCAGGAATGACGGAGGAGGTCGAGGGGGCCGCGGGGGCCCTCACAACCAGGGCCAGAGGAATCCTCCCCAAGACGAAGGCTGGAACACAGTGCCCATCTCCACCAAAAACCGACCCATTGACACCTCTCGCCTTAGCAAAATCACTAAG ACTCCTGTTCTTGACTTCAACAATCAGTTGTTGGCCCCCGGGGGTAAAGGAACCTGGGGCAGCTGGGGGAAGGGCAGCAGCGGAGGCACCAGTGCTAAACCTGCAGAATCTG GCCCAGAGCCGGGCGGCCGTCCAGCCACCAGCACCGTGAACAGATTCTCCGCCTTACAGCAGCCGACCTCCGGCTCCTCTTCTCAGGACTCAGACAGACGAGTCCCTCAGAG AAACAGCTCGAGTCGAGAGCGCGGCGACCGCTTTGATCGCTCTGGCCGCGGCAACGACCGGTTCGACCGACGGGACGACCGCGACCGAAACAGGCTGGAGGTCACCAAGCGCAGCTTCAGCCGGGAGAACGAGGGGCGGAGCCGCGAGAGAGATCAGCGCGGGTCGGCAGATCCCGTCCGCCGGGTTGCCAGCATGACCGACGACAGAGGCAGCCGTGAGAGAGCCAGGAGCAAAGAGGACG tgaAGCGGGAGAAAGCTGaaacccctcctccccccccggCCTCTACCAAGTCCTCGCTGACGGAGGAGGAGCTGACCAAGAAATCCACCGCCATCATCGAGGAGTACCTGCACCTCAACGACATGAAG GAagctctgcagtgtgtgcaggAGATGAACAGCACGcagcttctcttcctcttcgtACAAACCGGCCTGGAGTCGACGCTGGAGCGCAGCACCATCGCCCGCGAGCGCATGggcctcctgctgcagcagctcatcAAAGCCGGCACCCTGCCGAAGCAGCAGTACTACAACGG GCTGCAGGAGATCCTGGAGGTGGCTGAAGACATGGCGATAGACATCCCTCACATCTGGCTGTACCTGGCAGAGCTGATCTCCCCCATGCTGCACGAGGGAGGCATCCCCATGGGGGAGCTTTTCAG GGAGATTTCCAAACCTTTGATCCCTCTGGGCCAAGCCGGAGTCCTGCTGGTGCAGGTCCTGAACTTACTCTGCAAAGAAATG AGCCATAAAAAGGTGGGAGCGATGTGGAGGGAGGCCCGCCTCAAGTGGAGAGACTTCCTCCCCGAGGACGTGGACGTCAACAAGTTTGTGACAGAAAAG AAGGTGGAGTTCACGCTGGGTGTGGAGCCTGAGCACGCTCGGAAGGAGGAGCTGAGCTCTGCTGAGCTGAGCAAACAGCTGCAGAGGCTGATCCAGGATCCGGCCGATAACCAGAGGCTGTTCGACTGGGTCGAG gctaACCTGGACGAGCAGCAGGTCTCCTCCAACATGTTTGTCAGAGCTCTGATGACATGCATCTGCCAGTCAGCCATCATCT ATGAGAACCCGAACAAGGTGGACGGAGCCCAGATGACGAAGAGGGCGAAGGTCCTGCAGAAATACCTGAAGGACGAGCAGATGGAGCTGCAGGCGCTGTACGCCCTGCAGGCGCTGATGGTGGAGCTGGAGCAGCCGGCCA ACCTGCTGCGGATGTTCTTCGACAGCCTCTACGACGAGGACGTGATCAAGGAGGACGCCTTCTACAAGTGGGAGACGAGCAAAGACCCGGCCGAGCAGCAGGGCAAAGGCGTGGCCCTCAAGTCCGTCACCGCCTTCTTCACCTGGCTCCGCGAGGCCGAGGACGAGGACGAGTCCGACAACAGCTAG
- the LOC134880257 gene encoding eukaryotic translation initiation factor 4 gamma 1-like isoform X6 encodes MNKAPQPITGPPSTPHPAPSPGLSQPPFPPGQPPSVVFATPPPPQMNPTPQPRQPYYTNRASLPPNGGPRGVPPNSGPRPVTPTHVYQAGPGSQMMMIPGQQIPFTSTPQGPAYFIPGQYRSATYVTTPQQYPVPSTPGFYPGTSPAEYGTYAGAYYPAQPQFNTPVQAAPVIINQAPQQQPPPPPQPQQHIPSKRERKQIRIRDPNQGGRDITDEIMSGGRSGSTPTPPQLSDSPTVQANGESLTAAAALVRPDDRGRPTPPPPSKTPELAKPDPLPTESASSDTNTTPPEPPPLSEEQDLPVDTLPPSPAPSAPVVADVMDAPAPARVPVPPPQSAPEVPAYPAPLPDPIRSAAKTKKEEVKQEVEVVPPSSTNGVAEAEPERPSVVLPPTHLEAPLESPIAQPEELRLPNGLPLPAPRDPEVPAATASTTERDDSPIAEPEVLEPEVLEPEVLKPEVLEPEILEVIETPIPVTQAPLLEAPLSPPVEQPPAVQETRAEPVVMEEEAPVEPEEEVPPTPVEVVEDSPVPDPAEKLPEEADSVEEMAPTPPPPAAEEREDTPPPPQTLPPALVETTMQAAVSVPKKKRKMKDLNKKEAVGDLLDAFKEEQVVVPPEPEPAPAPVPEAKPAVVSPPAPEEADMTWEDKEDKEGKQDAENIKPSPTNPDKKYQFKEENWKPIDPELKKHYDREFLLGFQFMSASMNKPEGLPAISDVVLDKANKAPLRQLDPSRLTGMNCGPDFTPSFANLGRPGMGGGGGGGGGGGGGGGGGGRGPPPGMGMGVGGPRRSQQMQRDKPRKIFTTMSLSDDVQLNKAEKAWKPSTKKTRVEAVEAAATSDTEQEKTQELFKSVRSILNKLTPQKFQQLMKMVTELTIDTEERLKGVIDLTFEKAIAEPNFSVAYANMCRCLMGLKVETTDKPGITVNFRKLLLNRCQKEFEKDKDDDEIFERKQKELEAATVPEEKQRLTEQLQNDKDNARRRSMGNMKFIGELFKLKMLTEVIMHDCIVKLLKNHDEESLECLCRLLSTIGKDLDFEKAKPRMDQYFNQMEKIIKEKKTSSRIRFMLQDVIDLRRCSWVPRRGEQGPKTIEQIHKDAELEEHREQMKVQQALISKPSGGHGGRNDGGRNDGGGRGGRGGPHNQGQRNPPQDEGWNTVPISTKNRPIDTSRLSKITKTPVLDFNNQLLAPGGKGTWGSWGKGSSGGTSAKPAESGPEPGGRPATSTVNRFSALQQPTSGSSSQDSDRRVPQRNSSSRERGDRFDRSGRGNDRFDRRDDRDRNRLEVTKRSFSRENEGRSRERDQRGSADPVRRVASMTDDRGSRERARSKEDVKREKAETPPPPPASTKSSLTEEELTKKSTAIIEEYLHLNDMKEALQCVQEMNSTQLLFLFVQTGLESTLERSTIARERMGLLLQQLIKAGTLPKQQYYNGLQEILEVAEDMAIDIPHIWLYLAELISPMLHEGGIPMGELFREISKPLIPLGQAGVLLVQVLNLLCKEMSHKKVGAMWREARLKWRDFLPEDVDVNKFVTEKKVEFTLGVEPEHARKEELSSAELSKQLQRLIQDPADNQRLFDWVEANLDEQQVSSNMFVRALMTCICQSAIIYENPNKVDGAQMTKRAKVLQKYLKDEQMELQALYALQALMVELEQPANLLRMFFDSLYDEDVIKEDAFYKWETSKDPAEQQGKGVALKSVTAFFTWLREAEDEDESDNS; translated from the exons atgaataaagcacCACAGCCTATAACAGgacccccctccaccccccaccctgCCCCCTCCCCCGGCCTATCACAG CCCCCATTCCCCCCCGGGCAGCCCCCTTCTGTTGTGTTTGCAaccccaccacctccacagatGAACCCGACACCTCAGCCCCGACAG ccCTACTACACCAACAGGGCCAGCCTCCCTCCCAATGGCGGGCCCCGAGGCGTCCCTCCCAACAGCGGCCCCCGGCCCGTCACCCCCACCCACGTCTACCAGGCGGGCCCCGGCTCACAGATGATGATGATCCCCGGGCAACAGATACCCTTCACCAGCACCCCTCAGGGACCTGCGTACTTCATACCTGGACAG TACCGGTCAGCGACCTACGTGACGACCCCCCAGCAGTACCCGGTCCCTAGCACCCCCGGCTTCTACCCCGGCACAAGCCCCGCTGAATATGGTACTTACG CAGGGGCCTACTACCCCGCCCAGCCCCAGTTCAACACCCCGGTGCAGGCGGCGCCCGTGATTATAAACCAGGCTCCTCAACAGCAGCCACCTCCACCGCCGCAGCCCCAACAACACATCCCCTCCAAACGGGAACGTAAACAG ATCAGAATAAGAGACCCTAACCAAGGAGGACGGGATATCACAGATGAGATTATGTCCGGGGGCCGCAGCGGCTCGACCCCAACCCCACCACAG tTATCAGACAGTCCGACGGTGCAGGCCAACGGTGAGAGcctcacagctgctgcagcgCTGGTTAGACCTG ATGACAGAGGGAGACCTACGCCCCCTCCTCCTTCAAAAACCCCAGAACTGGCTAAACCTGACCCCCTCCCCACAGAGTCTGCCTCCTCTGACACGAACACTACTCCCCCCGAACCCCCTCCACTCTCAGAAGAGCAGGACCTCCCCGTGGAcactctccccccctctcctgcGCCGAGTGCCCCTGTTGTTGCAGACGTGATGGATGCTCCCGCGCCTGCCAGGGTCCCCGTCCCACCCCCACAGTCGGCGCCAGAGGTGCCCGCCTACCCTGCCCCCCTCCCCGACCCGATACGGTCTGCTGCAAAAACCAagaaggaggaggtgaagcAGGAAGTGGAAGTTGTGCCTCCTTCCTCCACGAATGGTGTTGCTGAGGCGGAGCCGGAAAGGCCGTCAGTCGTGTTGCCCCCCACTCACCTGGAGGCCCCCCTGGAGTCTCCCATTGCACAACCAGAGGAGCTGCGCCTCCCCAACGGCCTCCCGCTGCCGGCCCCTCGAGATCCAGAGGTTCCCGCCGCCACCGCCTCCACGACAGAGCGAGACGACAGCCCCATCGCTGAGCCCGAGGTCCTGGAGCCCGAGGTCCTGGAGCCCGAGGTCCTCAAACCAGAGGTCCTCGAACCAGAGATCCTCGAAGTGATTGAGACCCCCATCCCTGTCACTCAGGCGCCCCTTCTCGAAGCCCCGCTCTCACCTCCTGTTGAACAGCCCCCAGCTGTCCAGGAGACTCGGGCTGAACCGGTCGTCATGGAAGAGGAGGCGCCCGTCGAGCCTGAAGAGGAAGTCCCGCCTACTCCTGTCGAGGTCGTTGAAGACTCCCCGGTGCCCGATCCCGCAGAGAAGCTCCCCGAAGAAGCTGACAGTGTTGAAGAGATGGCGCCGACTCCTCCCCCTCCCGCAGCAGAGGAGCGGGAGGACACCCCCCCTCCGCCTCAGACGCTCCCCCCTGCCCTGGTAGAAACTACTATGCAAG CTGCTGTGTCTGTgccaaagaagaagaggaagatgaaggatCTGAACAAAAAGGAGGCAGTGGGCGACCTCCTCGATGCCTTTAAAGAG GAGCAGGTAGTGGTTCCTCCTGAGCCTGAACCAGCCCCGGCCCCCGTCCCAGAGGCGAAGCCCGCCGTCGTCTCCCCTCCGGCCCCGGAGGAGGCGGATATGACCTGGGAGGACAAGGAGGACAAAGAGGGCAAGCAGGACGCTGAGAACATCAAGCCGAGTCCCACCAACCCTGACAAGAAGTACCAGTTCAAAGAGG AAAACTGGAAGCCGATCGACCCGGAGCTGAAGAAGCACTACGACCGAGAGTTTCTTCTGGGCTTCCAGTTCATGTCCGCCAGCATGAACAAGCCCGAAGGTCTGCCAGCCATCAGTGACGTCGTCCTGGACAAG gCTAACAAGGCCCCTCTGCGCCAACTGGACCCCAGTCGTCTAACGGGGATGAACTGCGGCCCCGACTTCACACCTTCCTTCGCCAACCTGGGCAGGCCTGgcatgggaggaggaggaggcggtggcggaggtggtggtggtggaggaggtggaggaggaagaggacca CCTCCTGGGATGGGTATGGGTGTGGGCGGTCCTCGCCGCTCTCAGCAGATGCAGCGCGACAAGCCGAGGAAGATCTTCACCACCATGTCGCTGAGTGACGACGTGCAGCTGAACAAGGCGGAGAAGGCGTGGAAACCTTCGACCAAGAAAACCCGCGTGGAGGCGGTGGAGGCGGCGGCGACGAGCGACACGGAGCAGGAGAAGACCCAGGAGCTGTTCAAGAGCGTCCGCAGCATCCTCAACAAACTCACTCCTCAGAAGTTTCAGCAGCTCATGAAGATGGTGACCGAGCTGACTATCGACACAGAGGAGAGGTTGAAAGGAGTCATCGATCTGACCTTCGAGAAGGCCATCGCTGAGCCTAACTTCTCCGTCGCCTACGCCAACATGTGCCGCTGCCTCATGGGG CTTAAAGTTGAAACCACAGATAAGCCGGGAATCACTGTGAATTTCCGCAAGCTGCTGCTAAACCGATGCCAGAAGGAGTTTGAAAAGGACAAGGATGACGACGAGATCTTCgagaggaagcagaaagagCTGGAGGCAGCCACAGTG CCGGAGGAGAAGCAGCGGCTCACGGAGCAGCTGCAAAACGATAAAGACAACGCCCGGAGACGCTCGATGGGCAACATGAAGTTCATCGGAGAGCTGTTCAAGCTGAAAATGCTCACGGAGGTCATCATGCACGACTGCATCGTAAAGCTGCTGAAGAACCACGACGAGGAGTCTCTGGAGTGCCTCTGCAGACTGCTGTCCACCATCGGCAAGGACCTCGACTTCGAGAAGGCTAAG cCTCGTATGGACCAGTACTTTAATCAGatggagaaaataataaaggaGAAGAAGACCAGCTCCAGGATCCGCTTCATGCTGCAGGACGTGATAGACCTTCGACGG TGCTCGTGGGTACCCAGGCGAGGCGAGCAGGGCCCGAAAACGATCGAACAGATCCACAAAGACGCCGAGCTGGAGGAGCACAGGGAGCAGATGAAGGTCCAGCAGGCCCTCATCTCCAAGCCATCAGGAGGCCACGGAGGCAGGAACGACGGAGGCAGGAATGACGGAGGAGGTCGAGGGGGCCGCGGGGGCCCTCACAACCAGGGCCAGAGGAATCCTCCCCAAGACGAAGGCTGGAACACAGTGCCCATCTCCACCAAAAACCGACCCATTGACACCTCTCGCCTTAGCAAAATCACTAAG ACTCCTGTTCTTGACTTCAACAATCAGTTGTTGGCCCCCGGGGGTAAAGGAACCTGGGGCAGCTGGGGGAAGGGCAGCAGCGGAGGCACCAGTGCTAAACCTGCAGAATCTG GCCCAGAGCCGGGCGGCCGTCCAGCCACCAGCACCGTGAACAGATTCTCCGCCTTACAGCAGCCGACCTCCGGCTCCTCTTCTCAGGACTCAGACAGACGAGTCCCTCAGAG AAACAGCTCGAGTCGAGAGCGCGGCGACCGCTTTGATCGCTCTGGCCGCGGCAACGACCGGTTCGACCGACGGGACGACCGCGACCGAAACAGGCTGGAGGTCACCAAGCGCAGCTTCAGCCGGGAGAACGAGGGGCGGAGCCGCGAGAGAGATCAGCGCGGGTCGGCAGATCCCGTCCGCCGGGTTGCCAGCATGACCGACGACAGAGGCAGCCGTGAGAGAGCCAGGAGCAAAGAGGACG tgaAGCGGGAGAAAGCTGaaacccctcctccccccccggCCTCTACCAAGTCCTCGCTGACGGAGGAGGAGCTGACCAAGAAATCCACCGCCATCATCGAGGAGTACCTGCACCTCAACGACATGAAG GAagctctgcagtgtgtgcaggAGATGAACAGCACGcagcttctcttcctcttcgtACAAACCGGCCTGGAGTCGACGCTGGAGCGCAGCACCATCGCCCGCGAGCGCATGggcctcctgctgcagcagctcatcAAAGCCGGCACCCTGCCGAAGCAGCAGTACTACAACGG GCTGCAGGAGATCCTGGAGGTGGCTGAAGACATGGCGATAGACATCCCTCACATCTGGCTGTACCTGGCAGAGCTGATCTCCCCCATGCTGCACGAGGGAGGCATCCCCATGGGGGAGCTTTTCAG GGAGATTTCCAAACCTTTGATCCCTCTGGGCCAAGCCGGAGTCCTGCTGGTGCAGGTCCTGAACTTACTCTGCAAAGAAATG AGCCATAAAAAGGTGGGAGCGATGTGGAGGGAGGCCCGCCTCAAGTGGAGAGACTTCCTCCCCGAGGACGTGGACGTCAACAAGTTTGTGACAGAAAAG AAGGTGGAGTTCACGCTGGGTGTGGAGCCTGAGCACGCTCGGAAGGAGGAGCTGAGCTCTGCTGAGCTGAGCAAACAGCTGCAGAGGCTGATCCAGGATCCGGCCGATAACCAGAGGCTGTTCGACTGGGTCGAG gctaACCTGGACGAGCAGCAGGTCTCCTCCAACATGTTTGTCAGAGCTCTGATGACATGCATCTGCCAGTCAGCCATCATCT ATGAGAACCCGAACAAGGTGGACGGAGCCCAGATGACGAAGAGGGCGAAGGTCCTGCAGAAATACCTGAAGGACGAGCAGATGGAGCTGCAGGCGCTGTACGCCCTGCAGGCGCTGATGGTGGAGCTGGAGCAGCCGGCCA ACCTGCTGCGGATGTTCTTCGACAGCCTCTACGACGAGGACGTGATCAAGGAGGACGCCTTCTACAAGTGGGAGACGAGCAAAGACCCGGCCGAGCAGCAGGGCAAAGGCGTGGCCCTCAAGTCCGTCACCGCCTTCTTCACCTGGCTCCGCGAGGCCGAGGACGAGGACGAGTCCGACAACAGCTAG